ATTTCTAGTTTTTTAGTGGGGTCCAACGTGGAGAGATTCTTAAAATGAGAATGActtgatttaataaatttaatcaatgaatttttaatattatacaTATTAATAATGACGTGGGTAGTTATAACTTGAAAGATGATTGACATACTATTCATATTAATAATGGTGATAAAAGTTGGTTTTGTAAAATTAATATGATGATTGTAAACCACATACCCATGCTCACATGAGAAAACGATACAAATGCATCAGTCAATTTCATTGTTAATTCGGCAAATAATCCTCTCTCATTTTTCGGTCTTTCTGCAAAACGATTGATGCTATCGTTCCATTCTAAACATCATCTCCATATCCCGAATTAGCATCACAATGCGAAAGCTGGTACGCCGGAGCACTGTAATTCCCATCCGACCCGGCCACAGGGAATTTTGCCCCGTTACGAGCCCCGCCGCTGCTGTCCAACGAGGCTCGCTCGAGAGATTGCACTTGGTCCTTCAGGAACTTCATGTAGTGGATGGCCTCGTCCAGCATCGACGCTGTGTCCATCTTGGTCCCGCCCGGCACGAGCCGCTGCAGGATCCTAATCCGCTCGCTTATCCGCTCCCGCCGGTGCCGTGCCGCCACGCTCTGCGGGTCCTTCGATATCCTCacgttcctcctcctcagcgGCTTCACCGACTCTGGGTCTATGTGCACTGGCTGCATCGCCGCGATCCTGAATATCATCTCCCTCATCGCCTCCATCGACGGCGCTTGCGAACTGTTGGGCGCCGCGCTTTGGGGCGGTGCTTGTGGGGTTGATTGATGGAGCAGGAACGGGGTCGAGAATGGCGGGGGTAGGTTTTGGAACGAGTAGGGAGTGATGAAATGCGGGCTAACGCTAGTGCTATTGTCCGTGAAGCTGCTCACGACGTTATCCATATCGGTGGTGTTAGAGGGGCAAGCTCCGCCTCCGAACCCGGTGGGCCTCAGGTTGGCGAACTCCCTGCACATACCGTCGTAAAACTCGGGCGGCTTTTCCATGTGCATTGTCATGAGCAAGTCCAGCTGGTTTGGCGTGGCTGAAGAATTCAGCTCATCGATATTATCCAtggcctttttctttctatcttcttggagagagagagagagagagagagagagaggcgtgaACATGAAGTGGGGCGAGTAAAAAGTGCAGTGATGAGAGGACTGATAAGGACAGACAGAGGAATGGGGAAGAAAGAATAGGCTTGAAGAGAGACTGCTGAGTCTCGAGGGTtaggagagaggggagagagggggagaaaaGCAATCAAGGAAGGAGGAATAGAATAGTGTTATCATCTAGTGGGGGGGCTGAGGACTATATATAACAGTTCTAAAACATCTAGGGCTTGAATAATACATGATAAAGCACACATTTAGGTAagaaatattcttcttttttttcccaaggtTTTGTTTCCTTCTTACTGTTGTAGAGTCGTCGAGCTCTTGTTTTTATTCGTATACTCTAATGTCTTTTCATTCATATGGAATGTGGACAAATTTCGTGTCGTAGTAGGAGGCCTACTGGCTAGTTGTATATGCTGCCAACATGGTTATCAGAAGGGACGAGATCCCATGTccatttctcctcctcctcctcctcctcccttgcCCAACCCTAACGTTGGGAGTTGCCACCTGCGCAGCCTCTACCCCAGGTCTATCGGAGACAATTAGGGACGGATCTTGAACAAGCGTGTTTGGGAGGCCGAATGGTGTAGTTGATTAGTAGGCAAGGGATATCATGTTGATTGATAGCTGATTTTATTTGGTGAATTTACGATAAAGGATTCTATTATAAAATCATATGACTTATTCGTTTTTGTGACTAAAATCTAATTCATGTAAcacatgttttcttttcttgttgcaATAGATAGATGTTTTATTAATAACATATAAGCGAAAGATATTAGAACCATTTTTAATATCTTCCTGATGCGcttaataattttctaagtATTTATAATAACTCTTGACTTTTTGAGGAATAATATCAACGCCATTATATTATAATGACCCATTATTCTGACTTCTTCTACAATTGTGCTCTATTCCCAACATTCTTTTTAATActatcgtcgtcgtcgtcatcactATTACTATTATACTCACATCTATTTCTTAGCATAAGCTTGGGCAAAAAAAAGGGATTGTCCCACAAGCACCTaatgttctaaaaaaaaaaaaaaaaaacttatattaCATGCATGCCAACCCGTTGTGACTTTAACCCCGCCCACAAAAATTGAACCCCTTTCTCTTTCGAAGAAACCCTAGCCCAGCCATCTAGATCTTTGTCCTCTAGTCAGTCGGTCGCCACACTTCTCCATTCAAAGTTTACAGGGCCACGTTGCCGAACAAGTTCCGTCTTTGACGATCCACCGCCACCACAACCTCTTTCCAgcgacatctctctctctctctctctctctctctctctctctctctctctctctctctctctctctctctctctctctctacacctcCTTTGTGatctaactttctctctcttgttcttgATTAACTTAAGATTTGGAGTAATGATAATCATTTTGCAACTGAATCTACGCAAGATGGAAAACGAGGATGAGAGAGATGTATATCCAAATGACGGAACTAAACTCAAAAAGTGTCACGATTGCTATTTCACGTTTCCGATCCATTCATCTGCTAATCAGCTATTGGCAATGAGCTAAATGCACATGAAGCAAACCTAGACGGTGCACTATATGACGTGTGTATGACGCCAAAATTCGAAGGGTTAATATGTGCCAACTGTTCCTGGGGCTACCAAAGGTAGGTGCCCTTGATGATGCATGAATTATTTTATCTGAAAACACATTCCCATCTCGAGGGTGAATGtagaaaattcattaaaaaaaaaaggcacaaaaaaccaaattccaaatttcactATTTTTACAAAAACCCTAAAGCCCCACTCACATGACAAGTGTCAGAAATCACATCCGAAATTATTATGAGGAGGGCTCTAACGTTTGATGCCCAAAtatgagttttctttttattttatttaatcattCAGTGAAATactatatgatttttttttaccttttttttttaaattcatagcATAAGGTCGATGGTCCAAGGAGAGGGAGGGGAAGGGGATGCAATTAGACAACTTTACATTATCCTGATCAAGTGGTGGTGGTGCAGAGGAACGCTTTTCGAGACGGATCAGGTTCTTCCGATGCTGCTGCTCACTGGTTTCATGTGCTGGACCAAATTATAGCTAACGAACTTTCCCGAGCAAaggaaccttttttttttcctcttttttttttttttttttctatttatctattttGGGAGAATTATGCAGTGCATTGCAATTCGATTTCGGAAAAGGCAGAatctgaaaagaagaaagagaatttctaGGCACAATTGGCGATATGATGAGGATGTTTTGTTAGGTGACATTTATGGCGCATCAAATAGGCCAAGGTTAGGGAGTCAACTGCACTATAATGTTCACACAAAGAGGACGATAGAGATGTCATTGCACTGCACTCTCGTTTTCCATTAGGTTTTGCTGTGATTGGTATAGAAGGTGAAATTGTTGCCCTATGCCAAGAAGTTGTTGCAATAGTAGACCAATTTTTGAGATAAGTGGTCTTGGACGACGGAATAAGATCGAACTTGGAGCCAAAACTAGACTGACTAATGATTACATTTAAGGTTGATCGGTCGAAGAAGGTGGTTGCGATGGCGATTTTGCTGAAGACAGAGATGTAGATGGCGTTCCGATAGCAGCGACGGCGGTGAATGTAGGACATTGGCTTTTCAGTTGCGTTTATGATTAGGGtttcgatttttaatttcttatgtGGCTAATATCACCACATGTTCACTGTTGAGGGGATACCTATTGAACTTATCTCCTTGTTTTCCAGCACACTTTTCTAAGATGGCCAGAACAATGTCTACAAATTGAGAAACCGAGAAATTGTCGCATGATCGTGACGTGTGAGGAAAACTACATTTCGAACATGGAAAATGGTGAGTACCCTCAAACATCACATAGAACCCACAAGATCCCACtgttcaaaaacatttttacgGATGTAACACGTTCACTTTCTCCCAAAAACCTAATAATGTttctttttaaacaatgattGGTTATAAGCAAGGATTCGAATcaccaaaattcaaaaaaggaaaaggaagaaataataaTAGGATCAATATCTGCACAACCAAAACAAGCAAattcatttccaaaagcattctCTTATAAGAGATATATTACTTGAATTACAACCAATCAAAATAACGAGATTACGATTTGAAAGATATACGGAATAAAGTAATATATTTCTGACAGCTCATAATGCAATAATTAGTTGAAAAACAAGAGAAGAGCGCGCCATAAGAAGCAAAAATTTCATACTAGGCCAAATGTACCAAGTTCGGTCTAGCACATAAGGTACTTGGTTCACTCTACAAAGACTTGCATGAAAGAATTGTACTAGGCAAACTCAAAAGCGGGAACAATCATAAGGcttaaatatttaattgataACGATTGTCTGACAAGTGAAGATATCTAAAGGCAGTCAGCCCTATTCAAGCTGACCGCACCATAATGATACCGTCCGCCCTTATCACAACTCATTCACATCTTTAAAAAGTACTGGGTTAATTTAAGGTTACGTGAGACTTATCTACCAATGTAACAACCTTATTTAGGAGTGATGTGGGATTCCTTAGTGGTCAATTGTTGAAATATGCATAGGGAGGGgtgaaaaaaaatgttggaaTGACTGTTGCCTGGTCTCTAATTTGCACTAAATTTTCTAGCAACACCAATGCATAACTCAGAAAAACTCCATAGCACCCTGATTTCAGTAGCATATATTAATACATTAATGCTCTATTTCTTaaagtacttttttttcttttaagctaAGAAGACATGAATAAAGTGGACATGTTCTCTGCAAGAACAGGTTCGATTGGATAAAAAGAATCCAACTGAGAAAGATATTGATGTTGGGTGcgttcttcttttctattcatatatatttttcactttGCATTATCACGGTCGCACCACCTTTATCTTCTCACCGCCACATCGCCACCTTATAGCACTTTGGGCTTGTGCCCCCAGAATATGCAACGCgacaataattatttaatggtacgtttgtttcgcaaaaaataaataatttgaaaaatatttcgtCCACAGAAAAAGGTGGTTGATCAGCCAGGATCGACAACATGAGCGAATCCTTCGAAGGGTACGAGCGTCAGTACCGCGAGCTCTCGGCCAACATCTCCAGGAGATGCAGCTCCGCCTCGCTCCTCAACGGAGGTATCGGATTCTCCTGAACTCATAGCACGATTAATTTGATTGCGTTGCTGGCTCTTttgctcgaagaaaatcgactttcttttttcctttggtcGCCAATTTGTGAGCGGTCCATTTCCATTTATGTGCCCTGATTCAGAGTCTGGTGGTTTGGCAACATTCGCGTCTTCTTTGTAAGGATATGGTCGGATCGTCTCCTGCTGTGCGGTTTTCACTTCTATTTACTTTCTTCTAGTGCTAGAGCTgctagagaagaaaaataatcatttgtatcgcttaaaataattaattgatgaaaaatatttttattatcgataacaatttatgtcaaaatactttcgtgaatgatgaacatatttttttgtttatctatttttgtaagcgatacaagcaatcaattttgaaaaaatattttctaaatcattcattttctatgatatAAAAGTACCCTAAAATTTATGCTAAATTTTGTTAGGGTTTAGCGCATATTCATAAGGAAATAGAgaataaaagcaagaaaaataaatcaagacacaaggtttttattttgatttgccCTTAAACTAGGGTTATATCCAGTAGAGAAGCTtactataattagcatcatgcaCCTCTCAATCACATCATTCAATTACGAGAGAGTAGGACCTCATATTTTCATGTCGATGGGGAGTATGAACTACATCCCCAGCAAATGTATGTATCTTCGTGGCCCAAATATCAGCAGATAGGTTCTAATGGTTGAAATTGAATCCGCATTGTATTTGCTTACTTTTACCTTCttaggttttgtttgttttacaaaaaaaagaatgatttgaaataatgtttCCTAAAAAAGATATGTTGTaatacttgaaataattagtcaacaagaaattttttcatcatcgacaataatttatgtataaatattttcgagaatgatgaaaatattcttcacttatttatttttgtaagcgatacaagcaactatttttataaaaatatttcaaaattattcattCTTCAGAAATAAATGAATACTTGTTGTCAGAAATCTCTCTCATCAGTAGTCGATGACCGTCAATCTATTTGGATGGCCTCTAATGTAAAAATCATCTGCCTGTGTGGCAACCTTTACCTTGGAGATATAGTTCAGAACTTTTGCTATACTTTCTAATAAATCTTTAGGGCTTAGATTGCATCACTAGAAAGATTTAGGgtctaattatatttttcattaatctttgcaatatatatttaggacttaagTGCGCCAAGTCGAGTCGAATGCATTTTGTATGTTAAAAACTTTCTTTGATGGTCGAATTCTATGACCGTGTGCACACGGTTGTggtaccacaaaaaatcatactATAGGGGTATGCCTCATATTTGGATATGTAATATATAGCTATTTTTTcctgaaatatt
The window above is part of the Eucalyptus grandis isolate ANBG69807.140 chromosome 6, ASM1654582v1, whole genome shotgun sequence genome. Proteins encoded here:
- the LOC104451148 gene encoding transcription factor HEC2 — translated: MDNIDELNSSATPNQLDLLMTMHMEKPPEFYDGMCREFANLRPTGFGGGACPSNTTDMDNVVSSFTDNSTSVSPHFITPYSFQNLPPPFSTPFLLHQSTPQAPPQSAAPNSSQAPSMEAMREMIFRIAAMQPVHIDPESVKPLRRRNVRISKDPQSVAARHRRERISERIRILQRLVPGGTKMDTASMLDEAIHYMKFLKDQVQSLERASLDSSGGARNGAKFPVAGSDGNYSAPAYQLSHCDANSGYGDDV